The Vicia villosa cultivar HV-30 ecotype Madison, WI linkage group LG1, Vvil1.0, whole genome shotgun sequence genome includes a region encoding these proteins:
- the LOC131652533 gene encoding protein MAIN-LIKE 2-like translates to MHWKTISVQRQCTPEHFQKLFRFRGLHTGTLLAIVPISNMRTLGSNGRPTGRCRTVDEAGMSVPVPEPPLELVGYPGGPSDRSLLVRYEHHVARRLWFREERGLKKELKVAGHGTKLKERIPHLLPPEMEDVVSRSGLTCLRRTSLTKIDINLVSAFMERWHIETSSFHMPFGEMTITLDDVASMGNRVLHCQSAALANWGFVLWLYDKFVEHQVASSWAFVTRAYLMMLVGCTIFSDKTFTLFEARYLFLFRDLHGLSAYSWASAALVTLYRHLGDASIFSCKQLGGYLTLLQCWIHEYFPTLGRKGENWRPSENHGLPRAMRWSYKQGAMKVDELRPILDQLTPIDVVWCSFKDHRRHRPFDELSLYRGFLVWADLHVPYLSDRCLR, encoded by the exons ATGCATTGGAAAACTATTTCGGTTCAGAGACAATGCACACCGGAACACTTTCAAAAACTCTTCCGGTTTAGAGGCCTGCATACCGGAACACTTTTGGCAATTGTTCCG atcAGCAACATGCGTACTCTAGGATCAAACGGGAGGCCTACTGGACGATGTCGCACTGTAGATGAAGCTGGTATGTCTGTACCAGTTCCAGAGCCACCACTTGAGCTAGTTGGGTATCCTGGAGGACCTTCGGATAGATCATTACTTGTTCGATACGAGCACCATGTTGCTCGACGTCTATGGTTCAGAGAG gaaagagGTCTCAAAAAGGAGCTTAAAGTCGCAGGACACGGGACGAAGCTGAAGGAGAGGATTCCTCATTTGCTCCCACCAGAGATGGAAGATGTGGTGTCTAGGTCAGGTCTGACTTGTCTCCGAAGAACCAGTCTGACCAAGATAGACATAAATCTTGTTTCAGCATTTATGGAGCGGTGGCATATAGAGACAtcgtcatttcacatgccatttggTGAGATGACGATTACATTGGATGATGTtgcct cgATGGGGAATAGGGTGTTACATTGCCAGTCTGCTGCACTTGCCAATTGGGGGTTTGTTCTG TGGTTATATGATAAATTTGTGGAGCATCAAGTTGCTAGTAGCTGGGCATTTGTGACCAGGGCATATCTTATGATGTTGGTGGGTTGTACGATTTTTTCTGACAAGACTTTTACTCTTTTCGAGGCCcgatatttgtttctttttagaGACTTACATGGACTTAGTGCTTACAGTTGGGCATCTGCTGCATTAGTCACTCTCTATCGACATCTTGGAGATGCATCTATCTTTAGTTGCAAGCAGCTAGGTGGATATCTTACTCTTCTACAG tgttggattcatgagTACTTTCCCACACTTGGAAGGAAAGGAGAGAACTGGCGTCCATCTGAAAATCATGGGCTTCCTCGTGCGATGAGATGGTCGTACAAGCAAGGAGCCATGAAGGTGGATGAGCTTAGACCGATTTTGGACCAACTGACACCTATAGACGTCGTATGGTGCTCATTCAAGGATCACAGACGTCACCGTCCTTTTGACGAGCTATCTCTGTACAGAGGTTTTCTTGTTTGGGCTGACTTACATGTTCCATACTTATCTGACAGGTGTCTACGCTAG